DNA from Pseudocitrobacter corydidari:
TGAGTTGTACGACCTGAACCACCCGTATCAGGGTATCGTGCACGTGATGGGGCCGGAACAGGGCATCACCCTGCCGGGCATGACCATCGTCTGCGGCGACTCCCACACCGCCACCCACGGCGCATTTGGCGCGCTGGCGTTTGGTATCGGCACCTCCGAAGTGGAACACGTGCTGGCGACGCAAACCCTGAAACAGGGTCGCGCCAAAACCATGAAGATTGAAGTCAAAGGCACCGCCGCACCGGGCATCACCGCGAAAGACATCGTGCTGGCGATTATCGGCAAAACCGGCAGCGCAGGCGGCACCGGATATGTGGTCGAATTCTGCGGCGATGCCATCCGTGCGCTGAGCATGGAAGGCCGCATGACCCTGTGCAACATGGCGATTGAAATGGGCGCGAAAGCGGGCCTGGTCGCCCCGGATGACACCACCTTTAACTACGTCAAAGGCCGCCTGCACGCGCCGAAAGCGAAAGATTTCGACGATGCGGTCGCGTACTGGAAAACCCTGCATACGGATGAAGGCGCGAAATTTGACGCCACCGTCACCTTGCAGGCCGAAGAGATCGCTCCACAGGTGACGTGGGGCACCAACCCAGGGCAGGTTATCTCTGTTAATGACAACATTCCCGATCCGGCTTCGTTTGCCGATCCGGTTGAACGCGCGTCGGCGGAAAAAGCGCTGGCCTATATGGGCCTGAAATCGGGCGTACCGCTGACGGAAGTGGCGATCGATAAAGTGTTTATTGGATCCTGCACCAACTCGCGCATCGAAGATTTGCGCGCGGCGGCGGAAATCGCCAAAGGGCGTAAAGTCGCACCGGGCGTGCAGGCGCTGGTTGTGCCTGGCTCCGGCCCGGTAAAAGCGCAGGCAGAAGCGGAAGGTCTGGATAAGATCTTTATCGAAGCCGGCTTTGAGTGGCGCTTACCGGGCTGCTCCATGTGCCTGGCGATGAACAACGATCGCCTGAACCCAGGTGAGCGTTGCGCATCCACCAGCAACCGTAACTTTGAAGGCCGTCAGGGCCGTGGTGGCCGCACGCATCTGGTCAGCCCGGCAATGGCAGCGGCAGCTGCCGTTAGCGGTCATTTCGCCGATATTCGCAGTCTGAAATAAGGAAACCATCATGGCAGAGAAATTTACCCAACATACCGGGCTGGTGGTTCCGCTGGACGCGGCGAACGTCGATACCGACGCCATCATTCCAAAACAGTTTTTACAGAAAGTGACTCGCACCGGTTTTGGCGCGCACCTGTTCAACGACTGGCGTTTTCTGGACGATAAAGGCGAGCAGCCAAACCCGGAATTCGTGCTGAACTTCCCGGTGTACAAAGGCGCGTCGATTCTGCTGGCTCGGGAAAACTTTGGCTGCGGCTCCTCGCGTGAACACGCGCCGTGGGCGCTGACCGATTACGGTTTTAAAGTGGTCATTGCCCCAAGCTTCGCTGATATCTTCTACGGCAACAGCTTCAACAACCAGCTGCTGCCGGTGACGCTCAGCGATGCGCAGGTTGATGAACTGTTCGCGCTGGTGCAGGCGAATCCGGGCATCACCTTTGAGGTGGATCTGGAAGCGCAGGTGGTGAAAGCAGGCGAGAAGTCTTATAGCTTTAAGATTGATGATTTCCGCCGCCACTGCATGTTGAACGGCCTGGACAGCATCGGCCTGACACTGCAACACGAAGACGCCATTTCGGCGTATGAGAATAAGCAGCCGGCGTTTATGCGCTAGTGCAGCTGCGCCGGATGGCGCTGCGCTTATCCGGCCTACGGGACGGAGCCGTTGGTTGCCGGATGGCGCTGCGCTTATTCGGCCTACGGAACGGAGCCGTTGGTTGCCGGATGGCGCTGCGCTTATCCGGCCTACGGGCATGAATCCTTTGTAGGCCGGATAAGGCGTAGCCGCCATCCGGCGGTTTGATGCGCAACGCCCTTAAACGTCTTTCACCCGGCTGGTCATAAACAGCGTCACCAGCGAAATCCCGGCAATCACCCAATACACCATCGCGTGACCATAGCTTTGCGCAATGGCCCCCTGAATCACCCCGGCCAGAATCACGCCCGTGGAAATACTGTTGGTAAACAACGTCGTTGCTGAGCCTGCACGCCCCGGCATTAAATCCTGGAACCACAGCATGCCGATCCCGGCAACAATGCCGATAAACACCGCGTTAAACAGTTGCAAAATCAGCAGCGCCGTTTCGCTGTGAAACAGAATTAAGCCAATATAAAACAGCACGCCAAACGCCACCGATGTCACCATCATACGACGCTTACCAAAGCGTTTGACGTAATACCCCGCGAGGATCATCGCCGGAATTTCCAGCCCGGCGGCGGTACCCATCAGGATCCCGGCCAGTTTATCCGGCAGGCCGAGATCGCTACTGATCCACAGCGGCATGTCGATGATATACATGGTGTTGCAGGTCCACATCAGCGTCGAGGCGATAAACAGCATCCGCACGTTAGGATCGTTCCAGCCGCTGATCTGAGTGATTTCAACGTCCGCCGCCTGCTCAATACGCGCCACCGAGGGCAGCATCAGCGCAATCATCGCCAGGCTGATGGCAAAAATTCCGGCGGCAATGGCGAACATCATCGTAAAGCCGTAATTAAGCGCCAGCATAAACGCCAGCGGCGGGCCAATGACCCACGCCAGCGAGAGCTGCGCACGCATCACCGAGCTGAACATCACCACTTCCCGCGCCGAGCTGTCGGCATATTCGCGGGCCAGCGCAAACAGCTGCGGCATCGCGGCGTTGGCGATCGACGCCAGCAAAACGCCGCAGGTGATCAGCGTTAAATAGTGGCGATTAAACGCGAACAGCAGCGCGTTACCCACCGCCATCAGGCAGCAGAACATGATGAGCTTGCGGCGATCGCCCTGGCTGTCGGAGCGTTTCGCCAGCCACAGGCTGACCAGAATCCCGGCGATGGCGTTGACCGTGTAAAACAGCCCAACCCAGAATGGCTGAGCGCCAACTTCCCGACTGAGAAACAGGCTCAGCGTCGGCGCCTGCAGCGCCCCCGCCACGCCCATCATAAACGCCACCAGCATAAAGGCCGCG
Protein-coding regions in this window:
- the leuC gene encoding 3-isopropylmalate dehydratase large subunit produces the protein MAKTLYEKLFDAHVVYEAPSETPLLYIDRHLVHEVTSPQAFDGLRAHNRPVRQPGKTFATMDHNVSTQTKDINASGEMARIQMQELIKNCNAFGVELYDLNHPYQGIVHVMGPEQGITLPGMTIVCGDSHTATHGAFGALAFGIGTSEVEHVLATQTLKQGRAKTMKIEVKGTAAPGITAKDIVLAIIGKTGSAGGTGYVVEFCGDAIRALSMEGRMTLCNMAIEMGAKAGLVAPDDTTFNYVKGRLHAPKAKDFDDAVAYWKTLHTDEGAKFDATVTLQAEEIAPQVTWGTNPGQVISVNDNIPDPASFADPVERASAEKALAYMGLKSGVPLTEVAIDKVFIGSCTNSRIEDLRAAAEIAKGRKVAPGVQALVVPGSGPVKAQAEAEGLDKIFIEAGFEWRLPGCSMCLAMNNDRLNPGERCASTSNRNFEGRQGRGGRTHLVSPAMAAAAAVSGHFADIRSLK
- the leuD gene encoding 3-isopropylmalate dehydratase small subunit, which translates into the protein MAEKFTQHTGLVVPLDAANVDTDAIIPKQFLQKVTRTGFGAHLFNDWRFLDDKGEQPNPEFVLNFPVYKGASILLARENFGCGSSREHAPWALTDYGFKVVIAPSFADIFYGNSFNNQLLPVTLSDAQVDELFALVQANPGITFEVDLEAQVVKAGEKSYSFKIDDFRRHCMLNGLDSIGLTLQHEDAISAYENKQPAFMR
- a CDS encoding sugar efflux transporter, which gives rise to MLWIMTMGRRLNGVYAAFMLVAFMMGVAGALQAPTLSLFLSREVGAQPFWVGLFYTVNAIAGILVSLWLAKRSDSQGDRRKLIMFCCLMAVGNALLFAFNRHYLTLITCGVLLASIANAAMPQLFALAREYADSSAREVVMFSSVMRAQLSLAWVIGPPLAFMLALNYGFTMMFAIAAGIFAISLAMIALMLPSVARIEQAADVEITQISGWNDPNVRMLFIASTLMWTCNTMYIIDMPLWISSDLGLPDKLAGILMGTAAGLEIPAMILAGYYVKRFGKRRMMVTSVAFGVLFYIGLILFHSETALLILQLFNAVFIGIVAGIGMLWFQDLMPGRAGSATTLFTNSISTGVILAGVIQGAIAQSYGHAMVYWVIAGISLVTLFMTSRVKDV